The genomic stretch CGGACAGACCTCGCAAGTCTCTCACAGCCTCCCGTGAAATGCGTAAGTCTCCAAGGAGGCACCAAGTTCGGCAATGCGGATAAGTTGCCGTTGCGCCTGCAGCGATCGCTCTTGAATATTTTGCAGGATGGCAACAAATTTTCGCTGTTCCCCAATGGGGATGTCCGGAATGCTGAACTCCCTAATCTGATCGAAGTTGAGGCCAGGCTTTGTTTGCCCGTACTGCATTTGTCTAATCTGGCGCTGCCCTCCGAAAGGGAGGCTTAGATAGAAGGCGAGGAAATGTGGATCGAGCTCATCCAGGCTGGCGCGAAGGATTGCAACATGCTGACTGATATAGCTTCCATCATGCTGTTTCCCAACGGCTGCCACTCTGCCTATGAGAGATCCCGTTATGGTGAGAAGAATGTCTCCGGCAGCAACCCTTGTGCGCCGAGCTTCAGCATTGTCGGGAGCTTTTACATACACCGCATCCCGGTCTGATATTTCGTTCATGCGAACATCTAGCGATCGGATAAATCGCGACCCGGACGGCGCATAATATTTGGCCCAGCCTCGGCCGCCACTTGTAACAAAGTTCAGTCTGGACCCAAGGGGGTGCCGCGATCTTTCATTGTCCGAACCGAACATGTCTAGGAATATCGACCGGGTTAGATCGTCAAGAAGTCC from Nonomuraea polychroma encodes the following:
- a CDS encoding restriction endonuclease subunit S, with translation MTKWPEAPIGSIAKFVGGGTPKRDKGEYYGGSIPWVTPKDMKSWRISDSQVKLTESGLQNSPAKLVPAGSVLVVVRSGILKHTVPVAIASVPVALNQDMKALICSEDILPEYLARFIKERSDQILTWVRATTADNFPISDLQKLSIPIPPIEEQQRIVETLRRANELQVKRQQTIGLLDDLTRSIFLDMFGSDNERSRHPLGSRLNFVTSGGRGWAKYYAPSGSRFIRSLDVRMNEISDRDAVYVKAPDNAEARRTRVAAGDILLTITGSLIGRVAAVGKQHDGSYISQHVAILRASLDELDPHFLAFYLSLPFGGQRQIRQMQYGQTKPGLNFDQIREFSIPDIPIGEQRKFVAILQNIQERSLQAQRQLIRIAELGASLETYAFHGRL